The window taggaatcccgttgtacctcaagggtatttttgtcctcttttgtccaaagaTTCACGTATCgcattgtgattatttttgtttCCACAATACCTAGTCCGAGAAATCCCATCACAGTAAAAAGGACTGTAACAAATGTTGGAGCCCCTGAGTCCATTTACAAAGCTACCATTGAACCTCCATTCGGTACAATTGTATATGTGAACCCTACTGCTCTGGCCTTCAATTCCACAGTTGAAAAACTCACTTTCACAATCACAATCTCCGCAATCCACGAGATGAACACTGGTTACTATTTTGGAAGCCTTACTTGGGTTGACGGAGTGCATGCCGTGAGGATCTCTTTGTCCGTGAAAACTGAGTTCTTACAACctcatgatgatgatgaagactAAATTGAATACTGAAATAAATTTGTGCATTTTAGTAATGAAAAATATCCGATAACTATAACATTATCATTCCATATGTACTAAAAATAAGATACCAATGATCTCACACCCGAAaacacaagaaacaaaaagagggAAAATAAGTAGTGGATCGTATGTGTTTTCTTGTATCACCAGAGGGACAAAGGAGAAAGAACTTGTTGACTGAATCTCAATGTCCATTATTTTCGCTAGGAAATTATGGAGGAAAgcaatttataatttaattgtttagtttttcgttttaatttcttttttgtatTAGCAGGTGACAAGTGTTGAGTTGGGTCATAGTTTCATACAACATGGTCACCATTGAAGATCAAAGCAGGTGGTATTCGTATCACTTCATATTTCTGATCAATACTTGGATGATATAAAATTAAATGTGAGAAATCATAACCTTTCATTTCgccatatatataattatatgggTAAACAAATCTCCATAATAAAAATGTTCtggttctctctcttttttaaaATCACTAAAGCTTTTGGGCATAATAAAACTCTTAAATACCAATCCTTGTttcaaataaatgaaaaatgaatGATCGAAGTCCGTTGTATTTTTTCCCTTCAGCTATTTCTTGGAAAGGTTCTTTGTAGGGTTTGGTGTCTTTCTGTGCAGTGCATAAATTTTGTAAGTATATTGTGTACAGGGGTTTGTAAACATTATTAACACACTATCTTTTCTACAAAGATAAATTTAACctgaaaagaaaataactcAAACAGACTTTTGGTTTTTGTCTTTGAAAAACCTAGACAGTATGAGGGTGATTTTATtgatgacaaaaaaaaagaaattacacTTAGTTAAGGGAGACATAAACTTTACTTCTCATAAAAGTACATGAAAAAAAAGGGATATGAAACCTGAGTCCTCTAAAGCCAAACCTAAAAGGTCTAAAACCCGCAAAATAAGTCGAATAATTCCACAAAGTTAGGACAACTCAAATGGACTTATATGTATGCTTCTTTGTTACAAACTATAGCCTATTCTTATAAAAACAATTTCTTGTATAGGCTTCTTATATgtatgcttcatcttctccaCGAACTTATGAATTAAGTGAATATTTTTTTCCTGCAAAATTTATTCCTCACAGGACACAGGATTTTCAAGTGATCAATGCACTTTCGTCCTTAGTTTTCCAACGACAAATTTAACTCATTAGGTCCATTACCATATCGTACTCCCAAATTCTCCGACACTCCAAGGAAATTTTTGCATGTATTAGGAGAAATACCGCCACGTATtgttataatttaaaaataaattaatagttTTGATATATcttacatttaaaatttaatttaaaaagcaaaaacatgttataatttgaataaaataataaatttatgtGATGGTGATTTGGGTGTTTTAAACCGTACTACTACTATACTAACCATATCTTTCCCTTCTTCACGGGCCTTTGATTGccatgactcattttgactTGTCCTCGCGCTTCCTATATTTTTCCCATaaactttgtttaagtttacGTAGGAAGGAATTTAGCAGTTCATTAGATCCAGTTCAAGACTCCTTTTTGTTCTGTTCTGTTCTGTGctgttttttctctttttatgttcaagccaaacacatggacaCTACATATGCAGTAATGTAGAGCATGTGTAATTGTTGGATTTCACATGCGGATAATTTGTTTTGATACCACGAAGGTAGTTGAGGTTTCACTATAAAGTGTGTTGATAATGAATCACGCATTGATGAGAAGCGGGGATCTTGCATGAGCTTATCAGTAAGCTAAGATATTCctcatattaccaattgatttaaggtgaaacctcaactttcttcatgatatTAGAGTAGGTTATCTCATGTGTGAAGACTAGCGGCCACACGTGCCCCACTTCTGTTCcatgtgttaggcttgaaaattttcacTACACGTGAGAGggcatgttgagaatgaatcacgtATTAAACGGAGGAGGAATCTTGCATTGACTTATAAATAAGTTAAGTAATTCCCCATATTAACAATTAACTTTATAATAAAACCTCAGCTTCTTCACTATCATGCACATTCAGATGTTGCAGAAGAAAATATATTAACAGGCCTCTAAAAAGTTGGGTACTATAGTTGAACTTGTCAGTAGCGTTGGGTGAATGCTGCTATTAGTTTTATTATGTCATCAGTTTGATCAGTTCTGAAATAAGCTATTTGAGAACTGAAACTAGTGATGCAAACTTGATGGTGGCTGCCaatcaaattattttattaGGCAGCTCTGTTCATAGattatatatgatatatcacacaatcaaattattttattaGGCGGCTCTGTTCATAAATTATATACCACACTTTCATTTCATATGATCATTGAGATAAGCAGCTAATAAGTACTAACATAAAGCTCTTAACTTAAAGAATTAAGAACATTTATCGTTTGCACCCAAGGTCCTAGCTCTAAGTCTGATTGATTacttaaacaaataaaagagtGCATATCTGAGATGCTCAAGTTACAAAGTAATTCCTATGAGATGCCCTATTTGCTTGTTTATCATTCAACACACGAGATATCACAAATAATAAACGTTGCAGTAATTGCTAATGTGCAGCTTCTTAATGACCATCATCATCCTAATAGGTATTAAACCCTAATAGATAAGTAGATTTACCCAGACCCGGCCCCATTCATTGTGGGCTTTTACAAAACCTACTCATACCATAATTGCCCCAAGCCCATATTCAACCTAATGGGTGTTTTGGTAAAATCACTTTCAAGGATTTGCCCTTCTAAACTTATGTGTCAATTTTCTAATAGCTACTCTAATGGCTCTCTTTTATTGACAGGCCCTTCATCAAAAGatgcatatttttatttttatttttatttttcgacAAAGATGAAAATTTTATAGTCTGTATACTCGGCCAACAAATATTTGTAAATGTTCATTCCAATGCATTTTGATTGGACATTTCGTATCTCTTGATGGATAGAAGTGATGCCTATTACTTTATAGAAAAGATTAGAATTCTCTCACTTCTTTccatctccttctatttcattctctcaaattctttattattttttaattttttttataaaaaattaatataaaattttgatatggCTTAAATGTGACTGTTCAAATagaagggaaaagaaagagaggaaaaaaaaaagagggaataGAATCGGGAATAGAATCATACTCCTTATGGAGAATGTTTTCCAATGCATTTTGCATGGACATTTCCGATCTCCAATTGGATAGAAGTAAATCcctattattttataaattcacCTATATTAAAGAGTAtgtcagttttttattttaaacaaatgatattatttacattaataGGATGGAAGAGtgggttaagcctcacaataggctagtaataatgtggtgcAACTTTgcatttggtgagaatcgaatataagatctcacacttacaagtgaaaaggaataagaGTATGTCAGTTTTGTGTGTTCCAaataacattattattattattttagttgattGATAAAATCCTCCCTCAAGAGTACGGTCGAGGTTCCTTTAAAAAGATTTTCATTCTTCACTTGGtatttcacaatttttttatcaatgatATATTTATAGTAAAAGGATGAGAGAATAAGTTAATTGCAAACTTGTTATTCTCGTGATTCAAATTTAAGACATCTTACTTTTAATTAATAAGGAATACCTTTCAACCATAGTAATAAATGACCAGTATTTCACAACTTTGAATAGATgtgaaatataatatatattgtaGTAAAAAAATCCCCGATAAAATAAGCGAAAAAGGAAATGGATAGGACCACATAATTATGTCATAATCATTTGGTAATGTATTATTTCTGTCAAGACTTCTGCACGTTAGAGTGCCAGCGTGACTAGAATATCCATTGTATGGGTTAGAGATTAATTACATTACCACCTAAGATATATATCATATTCCATTCATACTAAAAAGGCTCCATAGTCGTCTTTGATATAGGAATGCATTTGACTCTCCTAATAAAACTTGGTGGTATTTAATTAATCCATTTGTGTAAACAATATATGCCACATGATTTGGAAAACTATGTCAAGCCTTCTAGAATTCTGTGAAATGTCTACCACTTGTAAATTGTGATGCTCGTTACTCACCTGtcactttattttataaatattgcAGAAGACTTGGTCTTTATATTTGAATTAGTACAATTTGATCAACAAGCacaccgttttttttttttttttaatacgatTGATATTTTACTTCAAATTAATCAATACAATTGTATTCGAATACATAGAAGAGCACATCTAATTTCATGTTTGCAAGTTTGGATGAACTGATTTGTCGAATATTTTCGAAACTTCATGACAGCAGGAAGGGAGTTTAACTTCCAACGTCTAAAACAGTATTCACCGCCAACCTTTTTGTCCCTTTTGTCTTCatttagggggcgtttgtttgccctcactaagtgggactggactggactagactagctgttagtccaatactgtgtttgttccatgctgggactaatattaatgagactaaaggggactagcatggacaaaacccttcactaagaggtcttagcgagaccccccaataaccatgggactagctaagactatcctctctcgtcctcgtcatgctcaacaaccactcccgatagactcctcgtcatctccggtcacctagatcataataaaatattaataatttatatattaaataatataatattagaatttgttattatccagcttcttagtctaacactgcaccaaacgcttcactaaattagtccagcttagtctagtctaagccaatccagcttagtccttgaagctagtccagtccgagatagtccggcgcaacaaacgcccccttagggtttaaggtttagagagagagagagagttatttTCCAAGCTACGATTCTAGAACGTAAATAGTCAATCTGTCTCCGTCACCTTCTGTATTATCATCCCTTGTTtccttcactctctctctctctctcaggtCAAGATATTACTAAGCAAAAAGGATTTGTATTTTGTAGctttcaaaagaaaataaaatatattaataggAGCCTACTGCTAAGAGCAATCATTCTTGTATACCCGATGTTTCAAGTAGGATATCCCCCTTCCGGCTAATATTGcttgtataaaaataaaagaattttaatgaaatatttttcgttttgtttacttttaacgaaaaatcacatttttactttttctgTCTACTATTTACTACACATATATTTAtcacttttcattaaaactaaattttttttgaatttttaattagtttttcttaaaaataaaagtcTGAAGTGATCGAGGACTTTAAAGTTTAACTTTTCCCATTATTTATTCTCTAATTTCCCCTAACTTTTATCGACTTGACCTACCCTCCATGCTAGCATGCACCAGCCTAATGCTGTTATAAAAATAGCGGCTAACAACCACGTTATGCAGAGTTAATCAAATGTTCATATACATGCACTTGGTATAGTTCATTGCAAGTCATATGTGACCCTAGTTTTTTTTATGGAGAAATTAGATTCACATTcttctttttgctactccattaattaaaattctattcattttcaatttttgatcaaggttcttagatattaataacatcattaattatttgaataataaaatatttttatttttaaatatattcccttagtgttaaaaatgttacaattagtatatttatatttatggctaaattttttatcatatattttatttttagtttgtacctatttttaatttgtaccaattttttttttcatttttaatttgtacccatatattagtttctttttgtgcccatattttttaaaagttTTATTCTTGTTTGTACTCATGTGTATACTGTTACGTGACATTgtaaatttaatcaatgatataaaaattacatatggtatatttatgttttatgcctaaactttgtatcatatatttatatttttagtttatacccacttttaatttgcaacattttttaaatttgtagtattttctttttagttttattttgtacccatgtattaatttcttttagcgcctatattttttaaaaattcatttgtactcataattttttaatcttttatctataccctaatttatttataatgtacccattcttctttattaatgtactactttgttatatgtgaaatgtaccaatttttttgtaaaatgtaccaaattTTTAACaccatggatacattcttttgccatttattatttattatttttacatagtttttatccatttattcaatcaaaatgtttgaatttttttattgtaaccgtttctaatagtattataatgagggattttaaatttataggattataaatctcataaaatatcaaacaattaatgtcaaaactataaaaatataaatattaattgtaatataatgagttgtacaaagtcaagggactttgatcaaactttgaataccattaaggttttagtcaaagaatgttaaggattaggaacCACATCcaaaatatcttttttttttatctatatATTCGAAAGAGAGTGCTCAGATTCTTCATCTTTATTCGGTCATAATTGATCAACCTCTTCCACACAATCCCCCCCTTGTCTCTTTCTCTATGTGGTAGAGACAATATGAGCAGCTCAAGTTCAATACTCGCTCTACTCAGCCTTATCTGTTTTACTGGTCAGGGATTGATAACAAGGGTGGCAGCAAAGAGCCATGTATATTTTCAACATCTCAAACACTTTTCTTGTTCTTTACGATTTgccttttctttgatttttcttcGAAAAAACTTGAACTGGGTGCTCTAATACATCTCTCAACCAACAGGTACACATTGTTTATATGGGAGATAGGCAGCATGACAACACCAAGTTAATCACAGATTCACATCATGACTTGCTTGCCACTGTCGTGGGAAGGTAATATAAATGGATGTAGAAAAATAAAGCCTTAAAGAccaattatgtgaattttagTCTAGGATCGATGCTTAAATAAACCAAATTTGGAGTAAAATGTTTGTTAAGTAATTATGTGGTTCTTATGCCACAGCAGGGAATTAGCCTCGGAATTGATGGTATACAGTTACAAACATGGTTTCTCTGGGTTTGCAGCCAAGCTCACGGAGTCTCAAACCCAACAACTTTCAGGTatcttttaaaaactttgcCATAGATCATTCAATAAAGTCATGTATCGTGTTCAATGATTGGCAATGATAACACAAACTGCCATGGACTCATGAAATGttcttcaaatttaaatgaataaGAGCATTGTACTTATTATAATTATGGCTTCTTATGCTTATAACATTTGTGAATTCAAGAGTTGCCTGGTGTTGTACGAATCATACCAAATAGCCTTCATAAGCTGGAAACAACTCGGAGTTGGGATTTTCTTGGCCTCTCACCTCACTCTCCTTCCAATATTCTTCCCAAGAGCAACATGGGGGATGGAGTTATCATAGGTGTTCTTGACACAggttgctctctctctctctctctgcctctctctctctctctctgtctctcccttcctccctccctccctccctccttccttccctccctccctcacacacacacacacacacacacacacatacacacacacacacacacacacacacatgtacacACACGTAGTGGTCCCTTAACATAACCACTCAATGAATCAAGGCAGGTATATGGCCGGAGTCTGATTCATTCAATGAAAAAGGCCTCGGGCCTGTTCCATCTCATTGGAATGGTGTTTGTGAATCCGGGGACAATTTCAATGCTACAATACATtgcaataaaaaaatcatcGGAGCCCGTTGGTTTATCAATGGACTTCTTGCCGAGTATGCAAAGCCATTGGACAAAGAATTCCATTCTCCTAGAGATGCACATGGACATGGTACTCATACTTCAAGCACTGCAGCTGGTTCTTTTGTGGCTAATATCAGCTACAAGGGCCTTGGTCTTGGTACAATTAGAGGCGGTGCTCCAAAGGCTCGGTTGGCCATTTACAAGGTTTGTTGGAATGTGCTTGGAGGCAAATGCTCAACAGCTGATATGTTGAAAGCTTTTGACGAAGCAATACATGATGGGGTTGATGTGTTGtcattgtcaattgggcatccTATTCCCCTCTTCTCAGATGTTGATGAGCGTGATGGCATTGCAACCGGTTCCTTTCATGCTGTGGCTAAGGGGATTACTGTTGTGTGTGGAGCTGGAAATAATGGACCTTCAGCACAAACGGTTTCGAACACAGCACCGTGGATCATAACTGTTGCAGCAAGCACCATGGATCGAGAATTTCCTACTTCTATAACTTTAGGAAATAATAAAACTTTCCTGGTATGTGTTTTTGTGATTGGGGCAATTAGCATTTTGGAGTTTGAAGCATCTCATACACGTATACTTTAATATTCTTGTAGGGTCAAGCTATGTTTACAGGGACAGAGATTGGATTTACAAGCTTGGTATACCCAGAGTCTAAAGGGCTTACCACTAGAGGGTACGTAGCATTCTTAATAACATTGTGCCAGATCTTACAGTTTGCCTAATTTAcaatatatttattatttgttttcacgAGTTGCTTGTTTTCAGTGTGTGTGAATCCCTCTCACTTAACAAAACTATAGTAGTTGGAAAGGTGGTTCTCTGCTTCACTACAATGGGTCGTCGGGCGATAACAAATGCTTCAGCAGTTGTGAAAGAAGCAGGAGGTGTTGGCCTAATCATCGCAAAGAATCCAAGTGATGCTTTATATCCATGTAATGAAGACTTTCCATGCATTGAAGTTGACTATGAGATTGGCACTCGAATTCTATTTTATATCCGGTCTACCAGGTACGTAACTTTAAATTTTATTGTAAAATGTGTGATTAGTACTGCTAGGTTTGTTTGTAATCCTCAAAATTTGTTTGGAGTGCACAGATATCCTCTTGTAAAGCTGATCCCTCCTCAAACAATTGTGGGCAAGCCACTCTCTGCCAAGGTGGCTTATTTTTCCTCTAGGGGACCAAACTCCATAACACCAGCAACTCTCAAGGTATCTACTCTAATCTAATGTACTTTTCATGTTCACATCAATTCTTGAAAATTTGTAACTCTCCGCATTACAATAACTGAAGCTTTCTTCTAGAGATCATCTCATGCATGTTTCTCCTGGAAAAGCTATCAGCAAGTTTTTGGTAGAGACAAGTCTCTGTCGTTTGAGATTCACCGTAACTGTTGAGTATCTTCTTATAacacttttttttgttgttgtgccTTTGTCGGACAGCCAGATATAGCCGCGCCTGGTGTGAACATACTAGCAGCAACTTCTCCACTTTATTCATTTGTGGAGGGTGGATATGCAATGATGTCTGGAACATCAATGTCAACTCCTCATGTCACAGGCATTGTGGCTCTTATCAAGAGAATGCATCCTAATTGGTCTCCAGCAGCCATCAAATCAGCATTAGTAACAACTGGTAATCACATTATATGATATGTTCCTAATTTCAATAAGATACATGTGAAACTTAACAGTgttatgaatttaaatgaaGCATGGAGGAACGGCCCATCTGGTTTACCGATATTTGCAGAAGGATCGCCTCAAAAGTTGGCAAATTCATTTGACTTCGGAGGTGGTCTGGTGAATCCCAATGGCGCAGCAGAGCCTGGACTAGTATACGACATGGGTGCAGCAGACTACATGGAATATCTTTGTGCAAGGGCGTACAACAACTCTGCCATCTCTCGACTTACAGGGAAAAAGACAACATGTCCCGTGAAGAAGCCCTCTATCCTTGACGTTAACCTACCTTCCGTGACCATACCTAGTCTGAGAAATCCCGTCACAGTAAAAAGAACTGTAACAAATGTTGGAGCCCCTGAGTCCATTTACAAAGCTACCATTGAGCCTCCATTCGGTACAATTGTATATGTGAACCCTACTGCTCTGGTCTTCAATTCCACAGTTGAAAAACTCACTTTCACAATCACAATCTCCGCAATCCACGAGATGAACACTGGTTACTATTTTGGAAGCCTTACTTGGGTTGACGGAGTGCATGCCGTGAGGATTCCTTTGTCTGTGAGAACTGAGTTCTTACAACctcatgatgatgatgatgatgaagactAAATTGAATACTGAAATAAATTAGTGCATTTCAGTTATGAAAAGCATTCAATCACTATAACATTATCCCTCCTGTACTAAAAATAAGATACCAATGATCCCACGCCTGAAAACGCAAGAAACAAAAATTCGGAAAAGAAGTAGTGGATTGTATGTGTTTCTTGTATCACCAGAGGGACAGAGGAGAAAGAACTTGTTGACGAATCTCAATGTCATTATTTTCGCTAGGAAATTATGGAGGAAAgcaatttataatttaattgtttagttttgcatttgaGTTTCATTTTTATATTAGCAGGTGACAAGTTTTGAGTAGATCGTAGTTTCACACAACATGGTCACCTCTTGAAGGTCAAAGCAGGTGGTACTCGTATCACTTAATATTTCTCAATACTTGGATGATAAAATTAAAATGTGTGAATTCATAACCTTTCATTTCGCTCTGCCCTCTCCCGAGATCCTTATGTTGAGATCATATGATAACTTGTATTGAAGTCATTAACATTTGCAAAAACAGGTGTTAGTTAAACAATCAGTGACTTTGCAGCCAGGAGCACAAGTTAAACCATCGCAGTCGCGATTATGAGCACAGTCTGTCGCGTCTCCTGCATCGGCTTGGatctctttttcatttttatcaaGAGGAGGACAAATGGATTCAACACCTACACATTTGCCATCGTGTTTTGAATATGAACATAGACCTCCATCTTTTTTGCATTCAAAATCGTTCACACATGGAACAGAGTATCTAGTTCCATAAACCTTCCAATTTTGTGAACCTAAGAGATGCAACAAGCCAATTCGATTTCATCAGTCCTGTAGTACAAAAAAACACTGACTAGCTAaaattggagagagagagagagagagagagagtgagtgagtaCATGTAGTAACAAAGACGACTAGCAGAACAACCATCTTGATAGTTGTCATCTTAGGATTTTTGATCACTCGAAACTACGAAGGATGTATCAGTTTGTAGTTTGTAAGTCGGTTGTATGTGATAATGAATATATAGGGTATGACCGGATTTAGGCCATAATGTTATTCCTTGGAGCAAAATTGGTAACACGGAAATTTGCAGAGTTCTTAAAAGGTTTTTCcagtttaaaatataatttctttctttaacaagaTTTTTTACATTAACCCTTTTGCCATACATTTAATTATATGGGTCAACAAATCTCCATAATCCGAAATTTAATGAAACTTTAAGGACAGCTATAGTTAATTCACTTATAATCGATGTTGTTGATATGATTCTGGCTGAGGATGATCAACAAGAAATTGTAAAGTCTTCCGACGATTTGGTTtccgaatttgaaatgaaaagatTTGGGTGCCTTGAGTGTTTTTCGGGGATTGAAGTCGCGCTTTTAGACCAAGGTATATTTCTATTACCAAGGAAATATGTTCTTGATCTGTTGACAGAAATTGGTTTGCTAGATTGTAAGCCATCTGATACACTTACTGTTCAAAATCATGATCATGGAGAGTATTCAGATCAGATTAGTAGGAAGATTTATTTATCACATAGACCAGACATTGCATATGCAGTAAGTGTTGTGAGTCAATTTATGTATTATTTTAGTGAACATCACTTGAATGAAGTCTATTGGATTCTCACATATCTAAGTCTGCACCAAGAATAGGAATTACGTTTACCAAAAAGAATAGGAATTACTAGAAATATGCCCACGAGTTGCTGTGGGACTTGAATGCACCAGCCTTAACTACATGAATAAGACATATTTaacctggaaaaaaaaattcaatataatCATGAACGAACAAAAGGGATAGATGAGTGAACGATATCGGTAAGATAAACAGCTTAgcttttatatacattcaaccGAGGCTGATTACAAAAGATGTGGTTGCAAAAAAATGCTCTGTTTCCCTGAGAAAAAGAAGCAACAACCCTGTATGCTTGACCAATGGTTCCATACTCGTTTTCAATCTGGTATAATTGAAACAACAATTAACCCATAGAAAGGTTCTGTTAAGTGCTTCTGGAAAAAAGggtttgttggattgcttttcAGCTTGCTTGCTTTGTGGTGATATAGTGCTTGGGATTTCATGCTTGGTCCAAGAGAATGGAGAATACTGTAGATAAACAACAGTTGAAAATTAGTCGGTTCACTGCCTCAATTTAATGAAAATTCTTTGTTACAATTGATCAcaccaagaaaaaaataaaggaagactTCTAATCCCATAAATTACCAAAAATTCTACTATCCTATACTTTTGTCCTTTGTCTCCCATTGACTAAAAACACTCCCAAATCACACCAGCCAGCCATACAAAGCCATTGGTCACATCATATATTAGGTAACCaaattcaaataacaaagtttaGATAATGAAATGCAAAGAACATGATACATATagaaaaattcaagaacatgATTAAGAGGATTTGAACATATCAAGTAAAATCAGATTCAGTTGAATCCTTTCTATAGCATGCTAAATAAAGACGGAAAATGATACGACAGTATAAACGTTTGAGAATGGACATAAAAGAATTTATGTTTTGAAAAGAACTTCAAAGAGGAAGAGAAAAGTTTAATTCACTCACAACATCCTCCATTGTGGTACGCCATTCTTGCATGGACGATAAACCATATCTAACATAGCCATTTTCCCAATCTTTGGAGAACTTTTCAGTTTCAGGAGTGCTCAGATTGTACTAGGCCTGACAATTcttgacacgacccgataacccgacacgacacgacacgaaattaacaggtgtttgggtcgacacgataacgaatcgggtgttatcaggtaacccgataagcacctgttaagataacgggttggt is drawn from Malus domestica chromosome 14, GDT2T_hap1 and contains these coding sequences:
- the LOC103454835 gene encoding subtilisin-like protease SBT3.4 isoform X4, yielding MSSSSSILALLSLICFTGQGLITRVAAKSHVHIVYMGDRQHDNTKLITDSHHDLLATVVGRELASELMVYSYKHGFSGFAAKLTESQTQQLSELPGVVRIIPNSLHKLETTRSWDFLGLSPHSPSNILPKSNMGDGVIIGVLDTAGSFVANISYKGLGLGTIRGGAPKARLAIYKVCWNVLGGKCSTADMLKAFDEAIHDGVDVLSLSIGHPIPLFSDVDERDGIATGSFHAVAKGITVVCGAGNNGPSAQTVSNTAPWIITVAASTMDREFPTSITLGNNKTFLGQAMFTGTEIGFTSLVYPESKGLTTRGVCESLSLNKTIVVGKVVLCFTTMGRRAITNASAVVKEAGGVGLIIAKNPSDALYPCNEDFPCIEVDYEIGTRILFYIRSTRYPLVKLIPPQTIVGKPLSAKVAYFSSRGPNSITPATLKPDIAAPGVNILAATSPLYSFVEGGYAMMSGTSMSTPHVTGIVALIKRMHPNWSPAAIKSALVTTAWRNGPSGLPIFAEGSPQKLANSFDFGGGLVNPNGAAEPGLVYDMGAADYMEYLCARAYNNSAISRLTGKKTTCPVKKPSILDVNLPSVTIPSLRNPVTVKRTVTNVGAPESIYKATIEPPFGTIVYVNPTALVFNSTVEKLTFTITISAIHEMNTGYYFGSLTWVDGVHAVRIPLSVRTEFLQPHDDDDDED